Proteins from a single region of Caloramator sp. E03:
- a CDS encoding MetQ/NlpA family ABC transporter substrate-binding protein, with protein sequence MKKIFSLLSIILVLILSFTGCSSKESSTNKQTKKLVVGATPVPHAEILNVVKPILAQKGIELEIKEFTDYVTPNTALNDKQLDANFFQHVPYMEDFANKKGIKLVAAAKVHVEPMGAYSTKIKSKDEIKDGAVVAIPNDATNEGRALLLLQKQGLIKLKDATNLTQTPKDIVENPKNLNFKELEAAQLPRVLSDVDFAVINTNYALEAKLNPKDTLFIEDKDSPYANVLTVRPDNQNSPEIQELVKALNSEEVKKFINEKYNGAIIPAF encoded by the coding sequence ATGAAAAAAATATTTTCTCTATTATCAATCATTTTAGTATTAATTCTTTCTTTTACTGGATGTTCTTCTAAAGAAAGTTCTACAAATAAGCAAACAAAAAAATTAGTAGTTGGGGCAACACCAGTTCCACATGCAGAGATATTAAACGTTGTAAAGCCAATATTAGCTCAAAAGGGAATTGAACTTGAAATAAAGGAATTTACAGACTATGTAACTCCAAATACTGCTCTTAACGATAAACAGCTTGATGCAAACTTTTTTCAGCACGTTCCCTATATGGAGGATTTTGCAAATAAAAAAGGTATTAAGCTAGTAGCTGCGGCAAAGGTACACGTTGAACCTATGGGAGCATATTCAACTAAAATTAAATCAAAGGATGAAATTAAAGATGGTGCAGTAGTCGCAATACCAAATGATGCTACTAATGAAGGACGAGCACTACTTCTACTTCAAAAGCAAGGGCTTATTAAACTTAAAGATGCAACAAATCTTACTCAAACTCCAAAGGATATTGTTGAAAACCCAAAAAACTTAAACTTTAAAGAGCTTGAAGCAGCACAGCTTCCAAGAGTTTTAAGCGATGTAGATTTTGCAGTTATAAATACAAATTATGCCCTTGAAGCAAAGCTCAATCCAAAGGATACTCTCTTTATTGAAGATAAGGACTCACCCTATGCAAATGTTTTAACCGTAAGGCCTGATAATCAAAACTCTCCTGAAATTCAAGAGCTTGTTAAGGCTTTGAATTCAGAAGAAGTTAAAAAATTTATAAATGAAAAATACAATGGTGCTATAATACCTGCATTTTAA
- a CDS encoding methionine ABC transporter permease, whose amino-acid sequence MELSNIYAYLIDLFKTIYPSFIETIYMVFFSTLFATILGLPLGIILVITSKGHICENVKLNRILSTIVNIARSVPFIILIIAIFPLSRIIVGTTIGSTAAIVPLSIAACPFVARIVESCLLEVNWGIIEASLSMGATTMQIIFKVIIRESMPSLILGITLTIINILGYSAMAGAIGGGGLGDLAIRYGYQRFQTDVLIATILVLIILVEIIQHTGNLLSKIFDKR is encoded by the coding sequence GTGGAGCTTTCTAATATATATGCTTACTTAATAGATTTATTTAAAACAATATATCCATCTTTTATTGAAACTATATATATGGTATTTTTCTCAACGCTATTTGCTACTATTTTAGGATTACCTCTTGGGATAATACTTGTTATAACTTCAAAGGGTCATATATGTGAAAATGTTAAATTAAACCGCATTCTCAGTACTATTGTAAACATTGCACGTTCTGTACCATTTATCATATTGATAATAGCAATATTTCCCTTATCAAGAATAATAGTTGGCACAACAATAGGCTCAACAGCTGCAATAGTTCCACTATCCATTGCTGCATGCCCTTTTGTAGCAAGAATAGTTGAAAGCTGCCTTCTTGAAGTAAACTGGGGTATCATAGAAGCCTCACTATCAATGGGAGCAACAACTATGCAGATAATCTTTAAAGTCATAATCCGTGAGTCTATGCCTTCTTTGATATTGGGAATAACACTTACAATAATAAATATTCTTGGATATTCTGCAATGGCAGGAGCTATAGGAGGAGGTGGACTTGGAGATTTAGCTATAAGATACGGCTATCAGAGATTTCAAACTGATGTGCTGATAGCAACCATTTTAGTCCTTATAATTCTTGTAGAAATAATACAGCATACAGGAAATCTATTATCAAAAATTTTTGACAAACGATAG
- a CDS encoding methionine ABC transporter ATP-binding protein, with amino-acid sequence MINIVDLNKTYTLDNTQFEALKNINLTINDGDIFGIIGLSGAGKSSLLRCINLIEKPTSGQIIIDGKDITSLNSKQIREYRKKIGMIFQQFNLLMNLNVFENVAFPLRISKVSNSEIKEKVNALLKIVELEDKSNSFPSQLSGGQRQRVAIARALANEPNIILCDEPTSALDPSTTQSILNLLKSINEKYKITIVIVTHEMSVIKSLCKNVAVIENGTIAECGSVIDVFSNPKSYTTKNFLKEDIINQIPKDFNSKGKVLNLTFIGDDAQKPLISNMVKKFNVDANIISGKIDIIQNTQIGNLVVNLTGKDEDIDKALNYLKEFKLNVEVI; translated from the coding sequence TTGATAAATATTGTTGACCTAAATAAAACCTATACTCTAGATAATACGCAGTTTGAGGCCTTAAAAAATATAAATCTTACAATTAATGATGGTGATATTTTTGGGATAATCGGACTTAGTGGAGCTGGGAAATCATCTCTTTTAAGGTGTATTAATCTCATTGAAAAACCAACATCAGGACAAATAATAATTGATGGGAAGGATATAACATCCCTTAATTCAAAACAGATAAGAGAATATAGAAAAAAAATTGGAATGATATTTCAGCAGTTCAACTTACTTATGAATTTAAATGTTTTTGAAAACGTTGCTTTCCCTCTAAGGATATCAAAAGTTAGTAATTCTGAAATAAAAGAAAAAGTAAATGCACTATTAAAAATTGTAGAGCTTGAAGACAAAAGCAACTCCTTTCCATCACAGCTATCAGGTGGTCAAAGACAAAGGGTTGCTATTGCAAGAGCACTTGCTAATGAACCAAATATAATACTTTGCGATGAACCAACTTCTGCCCTCGATCCTTCAACTACTCAATCTATTTTAAACCTTTTAAAAAGCATTAATGAAAAATATAAAATAACAATAGTAATTGTAACTCATGAAATGTCAGTAATTAAAAGCTTATGTAAAAACGTTGCTGTAATTGAAAATGGAACTATTGCTGAATGTGGCAGTGTAATAGATGTATTTTCTAATCCAAAATCTTATACTACAAAAAACTTTTTAAAAGAAGACATTATAAATCAAATCCCTAAAGACTTTAATAGTAAAGGCAAAGTATTAAATTTAACATTTATAGGAGATGATGCTCAAAAGCCACTTATCTCAAATATGGTAAAAAAGTTCAATGTAGATGCAAATATAATATCAGGGAAAATTGATATTATTCAAAACACTCAAATTGGAAATCTTGTTGTTAACCTGACAGGTAAAGATGAAGATATTGACAAAGCTTTGAATTATCTTAAAGAATTTAAACTTAATGTTGAGGTGATATAA